A section of the Rhodospirillales bacterium genome encodes:
- a CDS encoding AAA family ATPase, whose product MTTQKDTPRRSALNTMLPTASVHVFSAEEHTQDIIASLEGDWRFGRVTLEVKGGGIDEAIALYAESPSPSVIILQTDDTGDSFRGRLEKLAGQCAEGTRALVIGPVNDVQLYRQLTALGISDYLVHPVSLFDMAEAISGTLLEMLGASDSRLIAVIGAKGGVGTTNVAHMAAQIAAETLGQKTILLDAAAGHSTLWAQFGFSPNGTLVEAAKAAIDRDHDTLSRILMAVSENLTFMNTGAEPLLVNGSQQKLFEMLLERMLAQYPVVIADLSSTSPAIQSHVISRANGVFVVTTPTVNALSVSRTLIREILTMRGQETGSLHMIVNRRGEMPSYEVSDKEISSAVGFDVAVNMPYTPKLFLKAESDGKRPGDLPEGAKLQAVLEPIVAEYLGVSSEDHAESENGGGGFLPGLLKKFSS is encoded by the coding sequence ATGACCACCCAAAAAGACACACCTCGCCGCTCCGCCCTGAACACCATGCTGCCCACCGCCAGCGTGCATGTCTTCAGCGCAGAAGAGCACACACAAGACATCATCGCCTCGCTTGAGGGCGACTGGCGTTTCGGGCGCGTGACGCTGGAAGTCAAAGGCGGTGGCATCGACGAGGCCATCGCGCTGTACGCCGAATCGCCATCGCCCAGCGTCATCATCCTTCAGACCGACGATACCGGCGACTCGTTTCGGGGCCGACTGGAAAAACTGGCGGGCCAATGCGCCGAAGGCACGCGCGCGCTGGTCATCGGTCCGGTCAACGACGTGCAGCTTTACCGCCAGCTGACCGCGCTTGGCATATCCGATTACCTTGTCCACCCGGTCAGCCTGTTCGACATGGCGGAGGCGATTTCAGGCACGCTGCTTGAAATGCTGGGCGCGTCCGACAGCCGCCTGATCGCCGTGATCGGCGCCAAGGGCGGCGTGGGCACGACCAATGTCGCACACATGGCGGCGCAGATCGCCGCCGAAACGCTGGGGCAAAAAACCATCCTGCTTGACGCCGCAGCGGGTCATTCGACGCTGTGGGCGCAATTCGGGTTTTCACCCAACGGTACACTGGTCGAAGCCGCGAAGGCCGCAATCGATCGCGACCATGATACGCTTTCGCGTATTTTGATGGCGGTATCGGAAAACCTGACCTTCATGAATACCGGCGCGGAACCGCTTTTGGTCAACGGTTCGCAACAAAAACTGTTCGAGATGCTGCTTGAACGCATGCTGGCGCAGTATCCGGTGGTGATCGCCGATCTTTCATCGACCTCGCCCGCGATCCAGTCCCATGTCATTTCGCGCGCCAACGGGGTTTTCGTCGTCACCACACCCACGGTCAACGCGCTTTCGGTCAGCCGCACCCTGATCCGCGAAATCCTGACGATGCGCGGGCAGGAAACAGGCAGCCTGCACATGATCGTCAACCGGCGCGGCGAGATGCCTTCTTACGAGGTTTCGGACAAGGAAATCAGCAGCGCGGTCGGGTTCGACGTCGCCGTGAATATGCCTTACACACCCAAATTGTTCCTAAAGGCGGAAAGCGACGGAAAACGTCCGGGCGATCTGCCGGAGGGCGCGAAACTGCAAGCCGTGCTGGAGCCCATCGTGGCCGAATATCTGGGCGTTTCGTCGGAAGACCACGCGGAATCGGAAAACGGCGGCGGCGGATTTCTGCCGGGTCTTTTGAAGAAATTTTCATCGTAG
- a CDS encoding type II and III secretion system protein family protein, which translates to MVRKLLNYIAFAVLSVGALALTESVYAADANSVAKSKPKELLTLSMGKADVVRVGPGVTDVLVSDPDIVEVGPVKNDQLYLIGSAVGDTNVLVFGKSGDLIKQISVHVKADTSKLEESLKTLFPNENIVASSIGDKITLSGTVSNADVAARAADLAGRFVTGTQTVVNNISVRDNQQVMIHVKIVEVARNVLNELGLETDIAGLKSGNFAGQHSTSSIGTYASANAAFNGGPLAGNPAFGLTVDPSFGNGALIYDTGSTGPISLVIHALERDGLVNTLAQPNLTAISGENARFLAGGEFPIPSQRDNNGNITYEYRPFGISLSFKPVVLNRDRINLQISTEVSEVSNELTLQLPGVTVPSFTVRRAETTVEMASGGSLMIAGLIESKAIERMNGLPGINQVPVLGALARSESFARNESELLVIISAYMVEPFAEKAAVRTTDETKRTEPLNRALAESLALAYGQSIKTYAQDRPFGYIME; encoded by the coding sequence ATGGTTCGCAAGCTATTGAATTACATCGCTTTTGCGGTTTTGTCCGTGGGCGCGCTGGCGCTTACGGAGTCCGTGTATGCGGCCGATGCCAACAGCGTCGCAAAATCCAAGCCGAAAGAGCTTTTGACCCTTTCGATGGGCAAGGCCGACGTGGTGCGGGTGGGTCCGGGCGTCACCGATGTGCTGGTGTCGGATCCCGACATCGTGGAAGTCGGACCGGTCAAGAACGACCAGCTGTACCTGATCGGTTCGGCGGTGGGGGACACCAATGTACTGGTGTTCGGGAAAAGCGGCGACCTGATCAAGCAGATTTCGGTCCACGTCAAGGCGGATACCAGCAAGCTTGAAGAAAGCCTTAAAACCCTTTTCCCGAACGAGAACATAGTCGCCTCCTCGATCGGCGACAAAATCACCCTGAGCGGCACGGTATCAAACGCCGATGTCGCGGCGCGCGCCGCCGATCTGGCCGGACGGTTCGTCACAGGCACCCAGACCGTGGTCAACAATATCAGCGTGCGCGACAACCAACAGGTGATGATCCACGTCAAGATCGTAGAGGTCGCGCGCAACGTTCTTAACGAACTGGGGTTGGAAACCGACATCGCAGGGCTTAAGTCCGGCAATTTCGCGGGCCAGCATTCAACATCCAGCATCGGCACCTATGCCTCGGCCAACGCCGCTTTCAACGGCGGCCCACTGGCCGGCAACCCCGCATTCGGGCTTACGGTCGATCCATCCTTCGGCAACGGCGCCCTGATTTACGACACAGGTTCGACGGGCCCGATCTCGCTGGTCATCCACGCACTGGAGCGCGACGGACTGGTCAACACGCTGGCGCAGCCGAATTTGACCGCGATTTCCGGTGAAAACGCCCGGTTCCTTGCTGGCGGAGAATTTCCGATCCCGTCCCAGCGCGACAATAACGGCAACATCACATACGAATACCGCCCCTTCGGCATCTCGCTTTCCTTCAAGCCGGTGGTGCTGAACCGCGACCGGATCAATTTACAGATTTCAACCGAGGTTTCGGAAGTATCCAACGAACTGACCCTGCAACTGCCAGGCGTCACCGTGCCCAGCTTCACGGTGCGCCGCGCCGAAACCACAGTGGAAATGGCGTCGGGCGGCAGTTTGATGATCGCGGGGCTGATCGAATCCAAGGCCATCGAGCGGATGAACGGCCTGCCTGGCATCAATCAGGTGCCGGTGCTGGGCGCGCTGGCGCGTTCGGAAAGTTTTGCGCGCAATGAATCGGAACTGCTGGTCATCATCAGCGCCTATATGGTCGAGCCTTTCGCCGAAAAAGCCGCCGTGCGCACCACCGACGAAACCAAGCGGACCGAGCCGCTTAACCGGGCACTGGCGGAATCCCTTGCGCTGGCTTATGGGCAGTCGATCAAGACCTACGCGCAGGACCGGCCTTTCGGATATATCATGGAGTGA
- the cpaB gene encoding Flp pilus assembly protein CpaB — MNRSTVIIVASGFFFALLAALAVQMIGGKSRKADTTAETQTEYVLVAARDLKTGEELDKNATIWAPWPKTSIFNGAIVREGKTTADEALKGRVARNFAKGEPMIKSAMVDAGKSNFVAASLKPGYRAVAISVNAQSSVAGFVTPGDHVDVILTYEVHLPADQKIREAATPVVSKLATETVIEDLRVLATDQSSSAKSEIKAPKTVTVEVSPTQAEQLILAAKMGTLSLVLRPIGDDQPVRAGLEHQPPTTTDIRVSGVMREIMHGQNKTGSTTQVVRLYTGNRVENVELRPLGQ; from the coding sequence CGATCTACTGTCATCATTGTCGCTTCGGGCTTCTTTTTTGCGCTGCTGGCCGCGCTGGCGGTGCAGATGATCGGCGGCAAAAGCCGTAAAGCAGACACTACAGCCGAAACCCAGACCGAATACGTACTGGTCGCCGCGCGCGACCTGAAAACCGGGGAAGAACTGGATAAAAACGCCACGATCTGGGCGCCATGGCCCAAAACCTCGATCTTTAACGGCGCGATCGTGCGCGAGGGCAAGACCACGGCGGACGAGGCTCTTAAAGGCCGCGTCGCGCGCAATTTCGCCAAGGGCGAACCGATGATCAAATCCGCGATGGTCGATGCTGGCAAAAGCAATTTCGTGGCCGCGTCGCTGAAGCCCGGTTATCGGGCGGTTGCGATCAGCGTCAACGCGCAATCGTCGGTCGCGGGCTTCGTGACGCCGGGCGACCATGTCGATGTCATCCTGACTTACGAGGTCCATCTGCCCGCCGACCAGAAAATACGCGAGGCGGCAACACCCGTCGTTTCAAAACTGGCGACCGAAACCGTGATCGAGGATCTGCGCGTTCTGGCCACCGACCAGAGTTCGAGCGCCAAATCAGAAATCAAGGCACCCAAGACCGTCACCGTCGAGGTCAGCCCGACCCAGGCCGAACAACTGATTCTGGCCGCCAAGATGGGGACGCTTTCACTGGTGCTGCGCCCGATCGGGGACGATCAGCCGGTTCGCGCAGGACTTGAACATCAGCCGCCAACCACCACGGATATCAGGGTCAGCGGCGTGATGCGCGAGATCATGCACGGGCAAAATAAGACTGGTTCGACGACTCAAGTTGTGCGACTCTATACAGGCAACCGCGTCGAAAACGTGGAGTTGCGCCCCTTGGGGCAGTAG